One stretch of Effusibacillus pohliae DSM 22757 DNA includes these proteins:
- a CDS encoding CTP synthase has product MAKYIFVTGGVVSSLGKGIAAASLGRLLKNRGLRVTIQKFDPYINVDPGTMSPYQHGEVFVTDDGAETDLDLGHYERFIDINLSKNNNVTTGKIYWSVIQKERRGDYLGGTVQVIPHITNEIKERVFVAGEDADVVITEIGGTVGDIESLPFLEAIRQIKSDVGRNNVMYLHVTLIPYLGKAGEIKTKPTQHSVKELRSIGITPHVIICRTERPLSMDVKRKIALFCDTDPEAVIESRDAESLYDVPLLFQEQGLDEIVVRHLGLDCPPADMTEWKELAYRVKNLKQKVKIALVGKYVALRDAYISVAEALYHAGFANDSQVEIDWIHSEDVTEANVAELLKDCDGILVPGGFGDRGIEGKILAAKYARENKVPYLGICLGMQIAVIEFARHVAGLRGANSSEINEFTDYPVIDLLPEQKEIEDKGGTMRLGSYPCVLIPNTKAFAAYGCSTIHERHRHRYEFNNEYREQLTQAGLVISGTSPDGRLVEIIELADHPWFVASQFHPEFTSRPNRPQPLFRDFIKAALQYRK; this is encoded by the coding sequence ATGGCGAAATATATATTTGTGACGGGCGGCGTGGTGTCATCTCTCGGCAAGGGGATTGCGGCAGCGTCCCTCGGGCGGTTGTTAAAGAACCGGGGACTGCGCGTGACGATTCAAAAATTCGACCCCTACATCAACGTCGACCCGGGGACGATGAGTCCGTACCAGCACGGGGAAGTGTTCGTGACGGACGACGGCGCGGAAACCGACCTGGATCTCGGGCATTATGAACGGTTTATCGATATCAATCTCTCCAAAAACAACAATGTGACGACCGGCAAAATCTACTGGTCGGTGATTCAAAAAGAGCGGCGCGGCGATTATCTGGGCGGAACCGTCCAAGTGATTCCTCACATCACAAACGAAATCAAAGAGCGTGTGTTTGTCGCCGGTGAAGATGCAGACGTCGTGATCACCGAGATCGGCGGAACGGTCGGCGACATCGAAAGTCTGCCGTTTTTGGAGGCGATCCGCCAGATCAAGAGCGATGTGGGGCGCAACAATGTGATGTATCTGCATGTCACGTTGATCCCGTATCTGGGCAAGGCGGGTGAGATCAAGACCAAGCCGACGCAGCATTCGGTCAAGGAATTGCGCAGCATCGGCATCACCCCGCACGTGATCATCTGCCGAACGGAACGCCCGTTGTCGATGGATGTGAAGCGCAAAATCGCCCTGTTCTGCGACACCGATCCGGAAGCGGTGATTGAATCGCGTGATGCGGAATCGCTGTATGATGTGCCCCTGCTGTTCCAGGAGCAGGGGCTCGATGAGATCGTCGTCCGCCATTTAGGCCTCGATTGCCCACCGGCTGACATGACGGAATGGAAAGAACTCGCCTACCGTGTGAAAAATCTGAAGCAGAAGGTGAAAATTGCGTTGGTCGGCAAATATGTCGCGCTGCGCGATGCCTACATTTCGGTCGCCGAGGCCCTGTATCACGCCGGTTTTGCGAACGACTCGCAAGTCGAGATCGACTGGATTCATTCGGAAGATGTGACAGAAGCGAATGTGGCCGAACTGCTGAAGGATTGCGACGGCATTTTGGTTCCGGGCGGATTTGGTGACCGGGGCATCGAAGGAAAAATTCTGGCCGCCAAATATGCGCGCGAGAACAAGGTTCCCTACCTGGGCATCTGCTTGGGGATGCAGATCGCAGTCATCGAATTCGCTCGTCATGTGGCAGGACTGCGAGGAGCCAATTCGTCCGAGATCAACGAATTCACCGACTATCCGGTGATCGACCTGCTGCCGGAGCAAAAAGAGATCGAAGACAAAGGCGGCACGATGCGGCTCGGATCGTATCCTTGCGTGCTGATTCCGAACACGAAAGCGTTCGCGGCATACGGGTGCTCCACCATCCATGAACGCCACCGCCACCGGTATGAGTTCAACAACGAGTACCGCGAACAGTTGACGCAGGCAGGCCTGGTCATCTCCGGAACGTCGCCGGATGGCAGGCTGGTGGAAATCATCGAACTGGCGGACCATCCCTGGTTTGTGGCCTCCCAGTTCCACCCGGAGTTCACTTCCCGGCCGAACCGGCCGCAGCCGCTGTTCCGTGACTTTATCAAAGCTGCCCTGCAATACCGCAAATAG
- the fsa gene encoding fructose-6-phosphate aldolase → MKFFIDTANVEEIRQANDMGILSGVTTNPSLVAKEGRDFMQVLKEILQIVDGPVSAEVISLDAKGMLEEGMKFAELHENITVKVPMTAEGLKAVKEFAAKGIKTNVTLIFSANQALLAARAGATFVSPFVGRLDDISQDGMQLVRDIADIFRIHDIKTEIIAASIRHPMHVTEAALAGAHIATCPYSVLERMIKHPLTDQGIERFLADWGKRKA, encoded by the coding sequence ATGAAGTTTTTTATTGATACAGCGAATGTGGAAGAAATTCGCCAGGCCAATGACATGGGCATTCTGTCCGGCGTCACCACCAACCCGAGCCTGGTGGCGAAGGAAGGCCGCGATTTTATGCAGGTGCTGAAAGAGATCCTGCAAATCGTCGACGGCCCGGTATCGGCAGAAGTGATTTCGCTTGATGCCAAGGGAATGCTGGAAGAAGGCATGAAGTTTGCCGAGCTGCACGAAAATATCACAGTCAAGGTGCCGATGACGGCGGAAGGGCTGAAGGCGGTCAAAGAATTCGCGGCAAAAGGGATCAAGACCAACGTCACCCTGATTTTCTCCGCAAACCAGGCGCTGCTGGCCGCCCGTGCCGGTGCCACCTTTGTTTCGCCGTTTGTCGGGCGGCTGGATGACATCTCGCAGGACGGCATGCAACTGGTGCGCGACATTGCCGACATCTTCCGGATTCACGATATCAAGACGGAGATCATCGCCGCCTCGATCCGCCATCCGATGCACGTGACGGAAGCGGCGCTGGCCGGCGCACATATCGCAACTTGTCCGTACTCGGTGCTCGAGCGGATGATCAAACACCCGCTGACCGATCAGGGAATCGAACGGTTCCTGGCAGACTGGGGCAAGCGCAAGGCGTAA
- a CDS encoding enoyl-CoA hydratase-related protein: MNFEHLLFAVEDGIATVTLNRPKALNALNSALLTELSELVDAIAKDASIGAVILTGAGEKAFVAGADIAEMQGKTPLEARAFSQFGNSVFSKIERMPQPVIAAVNGFALGGGCELAMACDIRIASTHAKFGQPEVNLGIVAGFGGTQRLPRLVGPGIAKELLMTGDMITAERAAQIGLVNHVVEPAELLPKAQEIAAKMLSKGPFAVRFSKKLVNEGINMDLERALALESEVFGTLFGTEDRLEGMTAFLEKRPAKFQGK; encoded by the coding sequence ATGAACTTTGAACATCTGCTGTTTGCCGTCGAGGATGGGATCGCCACCGTCACGCTGAACCGCCCGAAAGCGCTCAACGCGCTGAATTCCGCTTTGCTGACGGAGCTGTCCGAACTGGTCGACGCGATTGCGAAAGATGCGTCGATTGGCGCGGTGATCCTCACCGGAGCGGGCGAAAAAGCGTTCGTGGCAGGCGCCGACATCGCCGAAATGCAGGGCAAGACGCCGCTGGAAGCGCGCGCATTTTCGCAGTTTGGCAACTCGGTGTTTTCCAAAATCGAGCGCATGCCGCAGCCGGTCATCGCTGCAGTCAACGGATTCGCGCTCGGCGGCGGATGCGAACTGGCGATGGCGTGCGACATTCGGATTGCGAGCACCCATGCAAAATTCGGGCAGCCGGAAGTGAATCTGGGAATCGTCGCCGGATTTGGCGGCACGCAGCGCTTGCCGCGGCTGGTGGGACCGGGGATCGCGAAAGAGCTGCTGATGACAGGCGACATGATCACTGCCGAACGGGCTGCTCAAATCGGTCTGGTCAATCATGTGGTGGAACCGGCTGAGCTGTTGCCGAAGGCGCAGGAGATCGCGGCGAAAATGCTGTCCAAAGGGCCGTTTGCCGTCCGGTTCAGCAAAAAACTGGTGAACGAAGGCATCAACATGGATCTGGAGCGGGCGCTAGCGCTGGAATCGGAAGTGTTTGGCACGCTGTTCGGCACGGAAGACCGGCTGGAAGGCATGACGGCGTTCCTCGAGAAACGGCCGGCGAAGTTTCAAGGGAAGTAA
- a CDS encoding response regulator, translating to MAKKVLVVDDQYGIRVLLNEVLEKDGYQVFQAPNGPTALEIVKTSKPDLVLLDMKIPGMDGLEILRQIRVIEPNLKVIMMTAYGELDLIKEAMALGALTHFTKPFDIDELRKKVKEELVMQEV from the coding sequence ATGGCAAAGAAAGTGCTGGTCGTCGACGATCAATACGGGATTCGCGTTTTGCTCAATGAGGTGCTGGAAAAAGACGGATACCAGGTGTTTCAGGCGCCAAACGGCCCGACCGCGCTCGAAATCGTGAAAACCAGCAAACCGGATCTGGTGCTGCTGGACATGAAAATCCCGGGCATGGACGGGCTCGAGATCCTGCGGCAGATCCGTGTGATTGAGCCAAATTTGAAAGTGATCATGATGACCGCCTACGGCGAACTGGATCTGATCAAGGAAGCGATGGCGCTGGGTGCGCTGACCCATTTTACAAAACCTTTCGATATCGATGAATTGCGAAAAAAAGTGAAAGAAGAACTGGTCATGCAGGAGGTTTGA
- a CDS encoding class II fructose-1,6-bisphosphate aldolase codes for MAFASFKEVLTDGLKNGYAVGQFNVNNLEFLQAIVETAEEERSPVILGVSEGAMKYMNIEYTVAMAKAAAEKATVPVILHLDHGSSYQVVLKCIRAGFSSIMIDASHYPLEENIAKTKQVVDACHTLGIDVEGELGRIGGVEDDITVDEREATLARPEEAVRLVQETGIDALAPAIGSAHGLYKGDPELDFDRLAKIRDLTGVPLVLHGGSGIPDEDIRKAISLGVAKINVNTESQVAFTKKVRELLDKDPNLYDPRKYLGPAREAIKQVVREKIRLFGSNNRA; via the coding sequence ATGGCATTTGCATCGTTTAAAGAGGTGCTGACCGACGGTCTGAAAAACGGCTATGCGGTCGGCCAGTTCAACGTCAACAACCTGGAGTTTTTGCAGGCGATCGTCGAAACTGCGGAAGAAGAGCGCTCGCCGGTGATTCTTGGCGTGTCGGAAGGCGCGATGAAATACATGAACATCGAATATACGGTGGCTATGGCGAAAGCGGCTGCCGAGAAAGCGACCGTGCCGGTGATCCTGCACCTCGACCACGGTTCGTCGTACCAGGTGGTGCTCAAGTGCATCCGCGCCGGATTCTCGTCGATCATGATCGACGCTTCCCACTATCCGCTGGAAGAAAATATTGCCAAGACGAAGCAGGTGGTCGATGCCTGTCATACGCTCGGGATTGACGTCGAGGGCGAACTGGGGCGGATCGGCGGCGTCGAGGACGACATCACAGTCGATGAGCGGGAAGCGACCCTGGCACGGCCGGAAGAAGCGGTGCGGCTGGTGCAGGAAACGGGCATCGATGCGCTCGCCCCGGCGATCGGTTCCGCGCACGGTCTGTACAAAGGCGATCCGGAGCTCGATTTTGACCGGTTGGCCAAAATTCGCGACCTGACGGGCGTTCCGTTGGTTCTGCACGGCGGCTCCGGCATCCCGGATGAGGACATCCGCAAGGCGATCTCGCTCGGCGTGGCCAAGATCAACGTGAACACGGAAAGCCAAGTGGCGTTCACCAAGAAGGTGCGCGAACTGCTGGACAAAGACCCGAACCTGTATGACCCGCGCAAATACCTCGGACCGGCGAGGGAAGCGATCAAGCAGGTGGTCCGCGAGAAAATCCGCCTGTTCGGATCGAATAATCGCGCCTGA
- the meaB gene encoding methylmalonyl Co-A mutase-associated GTPase MeaB: protein MELAKRIVNGDRRAAARAITMIENDSPDRQKLLKALHPNTGNAYLVGITGSPGAGKSTLTDQLLFWLRKQGLQVGVIAVDPTSPFTGGAILGDRIRMTGHSLDPGVFIRSMGTRGSLGGLARATKEAVRVLDAYGSDVILIETVGVGQSELDIMHVADTTVVVLNPTAGDHIQTMKAGIMEIADVFAINKADLPGADKTEREVNNMLDLLHDLDWRPPVVRTTSRDPATFRTLWEACSRHREYLVQSGHWGRRRRQRWQDEILAIAEQTLSRRIRQSIAAHPDWPQLLREVESGEKDPYQVADLVLEWYNTTISRP, encoded by the coding sequence ATGGAACTTGCAAAGCGGATTGTGAACGGGGATCGGCGTGCGGCGGCCCGTGCGATCACAATGATTGAAAACGACAGTCCGGACAGGCAGAAACTGCTGAAAGCATTGCATCCGAACACCGGCAACGCCTATCTGGTCGGGATCACCGGCTCGCCGGGGGCGGGCAAAAGCACGCTGACCGATCAACTGCTGTTTTGGTTGCGGAAGCAGGGATTGCAGGTCGGGGTGATCGCCGTCGATCCGACATCTCCCTTCACCGGCGGGGCGATTTTGGGAGACCGGATTCGCATGACCGGGCATTCGTTGGACCCGGGCGTGTTTATTCGTTCGATGGGGACGCGCGGCAGCCTCGGGGGACTGGCTCGCGCCACCAAGGAGGCAGTGCGGGTGCTGGACGCGTACGGGTCGGATGTGATTTTGATCGAAACGGTCGGTGTCGGACAGTCGGAACTGGATATTATGCATGTGGCCGATACGACGGTGGTGGTGCTGAACCCGACAGCGGGTGACCACATTCAGACGATGAAAGCAGGTATTATGGAAATTGCCGATGTGTTTGCGATCAACAAGGCGGATCTGCCGGGCGCGGACAAGACGGAGCGGGAAGTCAACAACATGCTCGATTTGTTGCATGATCTGGACTGGCGGCCGCCTGTGGTGCGGACGACTTCGCGCGACCCGGCGACGTTTCGTACGCTGTGGGAAGCGTGCAGCCGGCATCGCGAGTATCTTGTGCAGAGCGGCCATTGGGGGCGGCGGCGGCGGCAGCGGTGGCAGGATGAGATTCTGGCGATCGCGGAACAAACACTGTCCCGGCGGATTCGCCAATCGATCGCAGCCCACCCGGACTGGCCGCAGTTGCTGCGGGAAGTGGAATCGGGCGAGAAAGATCCGTACCAAGTTGCGGATTTGGTGCTGGAGTGGTATAATACGACAATCAGCCGACCCTGA
- the kal gene encoding 3-aminobutyryl-CoA ammonia lyase yields MKVTLRQRMSQHDAHYGGQLVDGARILGLFGDAATELLIRHDGDEGLFVAYETVEFKSPVFAGDYLEVVGEITRVGNSSRAMEFYAYKVIRANIDPAVPSAAEVIDPPELVCYARGTCVVPKDKQRLQRS; encoded by the coding sequence ATGAAAGTCACACTGCGGCAGCGAATGAGCCAACATGATGCCCACTACGGCGGGCAACTGGTGGATGGTGCGCGGATCCTTGGGCTGTTTGGCGATGCGGCCACCGAGCTGCTGATTCGCCATGACGGCGATGAGGGGCTGTTCGTCGCATATGAGACGGTCGAATTCAAGTCGCCGGTGTTTGCCGGCGACTATCTCGAAGTGGTCGGGGAAATCACGCGGGTCGGCAACTCCTCGCGTGCGATGGAATTTTACGCGTACAAAGTGATCCGGGCGAATATCGACCCCGCGGTGCCGTCCGCTGCGGAAGTCATCGATCCCCCCGAATTGGTGTGCTATGCACGCGGCACTTGTGTGGTGCCGAAGGATAAACAGCGTCTGCAGCGTTCGTGA
- the dapD gene encoding 2,3,4,5-tetrahydropyridine-2,6-dicarboxylate N-acetyltransferase, whose amino-acid sequence MMDANQIIEFIRTSEKKTPVKVYIKGDLAGIDFGASTKTFISGNVGVVFGEWKDIQPVMEANKDKIADYVIENDRRNSAIPLLDTKNIHARIEPGAIIRDQVTIGNNAVIMMGAVINIGAVIGEGTMIDMNAVVGGRGTIGKNCHIGAGAVIAGVIEPPSAKPVVIEDDVVVGANAVILEGVRVGKGSVVAAGAIVVDDVPENVVVAGVPARVIKQIDEKTKSKTEIKQELRQL is encoded by the coding sequence ATGATGGATGCAAATCAGATTATCGAATTTATCCGTACCAGCGAGAAAAAAACGCCGGTCAAGGTGTATATAAAAGGCGATCTGGCGGGCATCGATTTTGGTGCTTCTACGAAAACGTTTATCAGCGGAAACGTTGGCGTTGTGTTTGGCGAATGGAAAGACATTCAACCGGTGATGGAAGCCAACAAGGACAAAATCGCGGATTATGTGATTGAAAACGACCGCCGCAATTCGGCGATTCCGCTGCTAGATACAAAAAATATCCACGCGCGGATTGAGCCCGGTGCGATTATCCGTGATCAGGTGACGATCGGCAACAACGCGGTGATTATGATGGGGGCGGTCATCAACATCGGTGCGGTGATCGGCGAAGGCACGATGATCGACATGAACGCGGTGGTCGGCGGCCGCGGTACGATCGGGAAAAATTGCCACATTGGAGCGGGCGCCGTGATCGCCGGCGTGATCGAACCGCCGTCGGCGAAACCGGTTGTGATCGAGGACGATGTGGTGGTGGGAGCGAACGCGGTGATACTGGAAGGCGTTCGCGTCGGCAAAGGGTCCGTGGTGGCAGCCGGTGCGATCGTCGTCGACGATGTGCCGGAAAACGTTGTTGTAGCCGGCGTCCCGGCCCGCGTGATCAAACAGATCGACGAAAAAACGAAGTCGAAGACGGAGATCAAGCAGGAACTGCGCCAATTGTAA
- the kce gene encoding 3-keto-5-aminohexanoate cleavage enzyme, which yields MEKLIITCALTGAEVTKHDNPNLPVTPEEIAKAAMEARQAGASVVHLHARREDGAPTQDMGVYAEIMRRIRESGNDVILQVSTGGAVGMTPDERIQPVALRPEMATLTMGSVNFGNDVFLNPPAMVEQFARTMRDYDVLPELEIFDAGMITNATRLIKKGLVPERAPFDFVMGVPGGIPGTPRDLLFLVESLPPGARWSVAGVGRAQLPLATMAIVLGGHVRVGFEDNIYYQKGVLAESNAQLVARIVRLANELGREVATPDEAREMLGIPAKS from the coding sequence GTGGAAAAGCTGATCATCACATGCGCGTTGACGGGAGCGGAAGTGACGAAGCATGACAACCCGAATCTACCCGTCACTCCGGAGGAAATTGCGAAAGCGGCGATGGAAGCCCGGCAGGCCGGTGCTTCCGTCGTGCATCTGCACGCGCGGCGTGAGGATGGTGCCCCCACCCAAGACATGGGGGTGTACGCGGAGATCATGCGGCGGATTCGGGAGTCGGGAAACGACGTCATTTTGCAGGTGTCGACAGGAGGGGCTGTCGGCATGACGCCCGACGAACGGATTCAGCCGGTCGCACTGCGGCCGGAGATGGCGACTTTAACGATGGGGTCGGTCAATTTCGGGAATGACGTGTTTCTCAATCCACCTGCCATGGTCGAACAATTTGCGCGAACGATGCGGGATTATGACGTACTGCCGGAATTGGAAATTTTCGACGCGGGCATGATAACAAACGCTACCCGTCTGATCAAAAAAGGGCTGGTGCCGGAACGGGCGCCATTCGATTTTGTGATGGGGGTGCCGGGTGGCATCCCGGGGACGCCGCGCGATCTGCTGTTTTTGGTCGAGTCGCTGCCGCCAGGGGCGAGGTGGTCGGTTGCCGGCGTCGGGCGGGCGCAACTGCCGCTTGCGACGATGGCGATTGTGCTGGGCGGTCATGTGCGGGTGGGATTCGAGGACAATATTTATTATCAAAAGGGAGTGCTGGCGGAAAGCAACGCCCAACTGGTGGCGAGGATCGTCCGCCTGGCCAACGAATTGGGGCGGGAAGTGGCAACGCCTGACGAAGCGCGAGAGATGCTTGGAATTCCTGCGAAATCGTGA
- a CDS encoding acyl-CoA dehydrogenase: MNFQLTPEQQEIRKLVRDFALKEVAPTAAQRDEEEVFDRKIFDKMGRLGLTGIPWPEEYGGAGLDYVSYVIAVEELSRVDASIGVTLSAHISLASWPIFKFGTEEQKQKYLRPLAEGSKMGAYCLTEPGSGSDAGAMRTTAVLSEDGSHYRLNGSKIFITNGGEAEIYIVFASTDRSQKTRGITAFIVEKGFEGFSIGKKEKKMGIKSSPTTEVVFDNCKVPVENRLGEEGFGFKIAMMTLDGGRNGIAAQAVGIAQGAFDLALDYAKQREQFGQPIASFQGMQFKLADMATKIEAARLLTYQAAWLESAGLPYGKASVMAKLFAGDAAMEVTTEAVQVFGGYGYTREYPVERFMRDAKITQIYEGTNEIQRVVIANHLLKEK; this comes from the coding sequence ATGAACTTTCAACTGACACCGGAACAGCAGGAAATCCGTAAGCTGGTGCGAGATTTTGCACTGAAGGAAGTCGCTCCGACAGCCGCCCAGCGCGATGAGGAAGAAGTGTTTGACCGCAAGATTTTCGACAAAATGGGGAGACTCGGACTCACGGGGATTCCCTGGCCGGAAGAGTACGGCGGCGCCGGGCTCGATTATGTATCGTACGTGATTGCGGTCGAGGAATTGTCGCGGGTGGACGCCTCCATCGGCGTTACGCTGTCGGCCCATATTTCGCTGGCGAGCTGGCCGATTTTCAAATTCGGAACGGAGGAACAAAAGCAGAAATATCTGCGTCCGCTGGCGGAAGGATCCAAAATGGGGGCATACTGTCTGACAGAACCGGGTTCCGGTTCGGATGCCGGCGCCATGCGAACGACCGCCGTGCTGTCGGAGGACGGCAGCCACTACAGATTGAACGGATCGAAAATCTTCATCACAAACGGCGGAGAGGCGGAGATCTACATCGTCTTTGCGTCGACCGACCGTTCCCAAAAAACGCGTGGCATCACCGCCTTTATCGTGGAAAAAGGATTCGAAGGATTCTCTATCGGCAAGAAGGAGAAGAAAATGGGCATCAAGTCGTCGCCGACGACCGAAGTGGTGTTTGACAACTGCAAAGTGCCTGTGGAAAACCGGCTTGGCGAAGAAGGATTCGGCTTCAAAATCGCGATGATGACGCTCGACGGCGGGCGCAACGGGATTGCGGCGCAAGCGGTCGGGATCGCCCAAGGGGCGTTTGATCTGGCGCTCGATTACGCGAAACAGCGGGAACAGTTTGGACAACCGATCGCCTCGTTCCAAGGCATGCAGTTCAAGCTGGCCGATATGGCGACGAAGATCGAAGCGGCCCGGCTGCTCACCTATCAGGCTGCATGGCTGGAATCGGCGGGGCTCCCGTACGGGAAGGCGTCCGTGATGGCGAAGCTGTTTGCCGGAGACGCGGCGATGGAAGTGACGACGGAGGCGGTGCAGGTATTCGGCGGCTATGGATATACGCGGGAATATCCGGTGGAGCGCTTCATGCGGGACGCGAAAATTACGCAAATTTATGAAGGAACGAACGAAATCCAGCGCGTGGTGATCGCCAACCACCTGCTGAAAGAAAAGTGA
- the rpoE gene encoding DNA-directed RNA polymerase subunit delta encodes MAEAASTLKQLSADEVKEMALVDLAYEILREVNKPLHYRDLMQEVANLRGMSEEDIQAVLGMLYTEINIDGRFLCIGNNTWGLKRWYPVDKTVEKSVAGKKFIRKDGDDDLYEDEDEDLYLEDELEEEEELDYDGDDEDADLDYDELDELDDEVDEFADDVTEEEEEIIEDEDEDY; translated from the coding sequence ATGGCGGAAGCTGCAAGCACACTGAAACAGTTGAGTGCAGATGAAGTGAAGGAAATGGCGTTGGTTGACCTGGCATACGAAATCCTGCGGGAGGTCAACAAACCGTTGCATTACCGGGATCTCATGCAGGAAGTGGCTAACCTGCGCGGCATGTCGGAAGAAGACATCCAAGCGGTCCTCGGCATGCTGTACACCGAGATCAACATCGACGGACGGTTTCTGTGCATCGGCAACAACACTTGGGGTCTCAAACGCTGGTATCCGGTCGACAAAACGGTCGAGAAGTCGGTTGCCGGCAAGAAATTCATTCGTAAAGATGGCGATGATGATCTGTACGAGGATGAAGACGAGGACCTGTACCTTGAGGATGAACTGGAAGAGGAAGAGGAACTCGACTACGACGGTGACGATGAGGACGCAGATCTCGATTATGACGAACTGGACGAACTGGATGACGAAGTCGACGAGTTTGCCGATGACGTGACGGAGGAAGAGGAAGAGATCATCGAAGACGAGGACGAGGATTATTAA
- a CDS encoding acyl-CoA dehydrogenase, whose product MNFALTQEQQDIRDMVRQFAQKEIAPRAAQIDEEDRFPRDIIRKMGELGLLGIPIPEEWGGVGADFLSYMLAIEEISYASAAVGVILAVHTSVATMPILKFGTDEQKRRYLEKMATGQLLGGFALTEPHAGSDASRIATRAVKQGDHYILNGSKVFITNGGEADLYITFAVTDPGAGANGISAFIVEKDTPGFTVGKKEKKMGLNGSATASLIFEDAKVPAAQLLGQEGEGFKIAMSNLDGGRIGIAAQALGIARAAFDAALAYTKQREQFGKPVAEFQGVQFMLADMATRIEAARLLVYRAAMLRDQGLSCKKEASMAKLFATDTAMAVTTDAVQLHGGYGYIKEYPVERYMRDAKVTQIYEGTNQIQRIVVAKNLL is encoded by the coding sequence TTGAATTTCGCGTTGACGCAAGAACAGCAGGATATACGGGATATGGTGCGTCAATTCGCACAGAAGGAAATCGCTCCCCGAGCGGCACAAATCGATGAGGAAGACCGGTTTCCCCGCGACATCATCCGGAAAATGGGGGAACTGGGGCTGCTGGGCATTCCGATCCCGGAAGAATGGGGAGGCGTCGGAGCCGATTTTCTTTCGTATATGCTGGCGATTGAGGAAATCTCTTACGCGAGTGCGGCGGTTGGCGTGATTCTGGCGGTGCATACGTCGGTCGCCACGATGCCGATTTTGAAGTTCGGAACAGACGAACAAAAGCGGCGCTACCTGGAAAAAATGGCAACCGGCCAACTGTTGGGCGGGTTTGCCCTGACGGAGCCGCATGCCGGGTCGGACGCTTCCCGCATCGCGACAAGGGCTGTCAAGCAGGGAGATCATTACATTTTGAACGGTTCGAAGGTGTTTATCACAAACGGCGGCGAGGCCGATTTGTACATCACGTTTGCTGTTACAGATCCGGGGGCAGGGGCGAACGGAATTTCCGCCTTCATCGTGGAAAAGGATACGCCCGGCTTCACGGTTGGCAAGAAAGAAAAGAAAATGGGGTTAAACGGATCGGCCACAGCTTCTCTGATCTTTGAAGATGCCAAAGTACCGGCGGCGCAGCTGCTGGGGCAGGAGGGCGAAGGATTCAAAATCGCTATGAGCAACCTAGATGGCGGCAGGATCGGGATTGCTGCACAGGCGTTGGGAATTGCGCGTGCTGCTTTTGACGCGGCGCTCGCCTACACCAAACAGCGTGAGCAGTTCGGCAAGCCGGTCGCCGAGTTTCAAGGCGTCCAGTTTATGCTCGCCGATATGGCGACGCGGATTGAGGCGGCTCGACTGCTGGTCTACCGGGCGGCAATGCTGCGCGATCAGGGGCTGTCGTGCAAGAAAGAAGCCTCGATGGCAAAGCTGTTTGCCACCGATACGGCGATGGCGGTGACGACCGATGCGGTGCAGCTGCACGGCGGCTACGGATATATCAAGGAGTATCCGGTCGAGCGGTATATGCGCGACGCGAAAGTGACGCAAATCTATGAAGGAACCAACCAGATTCAACGGATCGTGGTGGCCAAGAATCTGCTTTGA